One genomic region from Arthrobacter sp. FB24 encodes:
- a CDS encoding TetR/AcrR family transcriptional regulator, whose product MNSSPAAAPPSKYGTGKEALLRAAVTVVAAKGLRGLTYRSVAEAAGVNNTLVAHHFGSRDALIAAALDWATEQSISASKLREAATLGHSFTETLLGLLLADPELQVFQYEMILEARRRPELSEAVTALYENYVGALAAGLSASGVTHNVQVVARTLFAALDGLVLQYLAGVDRSAIAASLEEVHEVLLLRTGSGTQP is encoded by the coding sequence CGCCCCGCCGTCAAAATACGGCACGGGCAAGGAGGCCTTGCTCCGCGCCGCCGTGACTGTGGTGGCAGCAAAGGGATTGCGCGGGCTGACGTACCGGTCGGTGGCAGAAGCTGCCGGCGTCAACAACACGCTGGTGGCCCACCATTTCGGTTCCCGGGACGCGCTCATCGCCGCGGCCCTGGACTGGGCCACCGAGCAGTCCATCAGCGCGTCCAAGTTGCGCGAGGCGGCCACGCTGGGCCACTCGTTCACGGAGACGTTGCTGGGGCTGCTGCTGGCCGACCCCGAACTACAGGTATTTCAGTACGAGATGATCCTGGAAGCGCGGCGGCGCCCCGAGCTTTCGGAAGCGGTCACCGCCCTCTACGAAAACTATGTCGGGGCCCTGGCCGCAGGGCTGAGTGCCTCCGGCGTGACCCACAACGTTCAGGTTGTGGCCCGCACCCTGTTTGCTGCCCTCGATGGCCTTGTCCTCCAGTATCTGGCAGGTGTCGATCGCTCAGCGATCGCGGCATCCCTCGAGGAAGTCCACGAGGTACTCCTGCTCAGGACGGGCTCCGGCACACAGCCCTGA